In one window of Mesorhizobium sp. B2-1-1 DNA:
- the coaD gene encoding pantetheine-phosphate adenylyltransferase, protein MNERIALYAGSFDPLTNGHLDVLKASLAVADIVYAAIGIHPGKKPLFSFEERVELIEAATKAEFGRDGTRIKVVAFDGLVIDAARKQGASIMIRGLRDGTDLDYEMQMAGMNETMAPELQTVFLPASPSVRTITATLVRQIASMGGDIRPFVPAAVAGALAAKFTK, encoded by the coding sequence ATGAACGAACGAATTGCCCTTTATGCCGGCTCCTTCGACCCGTTGACGAACGGCCATCTCGACGTGCTGAAGGCGTCGCTGGCCGTGGCCGACATTGTCTATGCGGCGATCGGTATCCATCCCGGCAAGAAGCCGCTATTTTCCTTCGAGGAACGGGTCGAACTGATCGAGGCCGCGACCAAGGCCGAATTTGGCCGCGACGGCACGCGCATCAAGGTGGTCGCCTTCGACGGGCTGGTCATCGATGCGGCCAGGAAACAGGGGGCCTCGATCATGATCCGCGGCCTGCGCGACGGCACCGATCTCGACTACGAGATGCAGATGGCCGGCATGAACGAAACCATGGCGCCTGAGCTGCAGACGGTTTTTCTGCCCGCCAGCCCCTCGGTGCGCACCATTACCGCCACACTTGTGCGCCAGATTGCCTCGATGGGCGGCGACATCCGCCCCTTCGTGCCGGCCGCGGTCGCCGGTGCACTCGCCGCCAAATTCACAAAATAG
- a CDS encoding peptidylprolyl isomerase — protein MIITLKDGDVTIALRPDLAPKHVAQIKKLVREHAYDNVAFHRVIDGFMAQTGDVKFGNMNKGFNAQAVGTGGSDLPDLPAEFSQTEHYKRGVVGMARSQDPNSANSQFFIMFAPAPPLDGQYTIVGNVVSGMELVDHIKKGDEADNGTVTDPDRMIKVRIAADK, from the coding sequence ATGATCATCACCCTGAAGGACGGCGATGTAACCATCGCGCTGCGTCCCGATCTCGCGCCCAAGCATGTCGCGCAGATCAAGAAGCTGGTGCGTGAGCATGCCTATGACAACGTCGCCTTCCACCGCGTCATCGACGGCTTCATGGCGCAGACCGGCGACGTCAAATTCGGCAACATGAACAAAGGCTTCAACGCCCAGGCTGTCGGTACCGGCGGCTCCGACCTGCCGGACCTGCCGGCGGAATTCTCGCAGACCGAGCACTACAAGCGCGGCGTGGTCGGCATGGCACGCTCGCAGGATCCGAATTCGGCAAACTCGCAGTTCTTTATCATGTTCGCGCCGGCGCCGCCGCTCGACGGCCAGTACACGATCGTGGGCAATGTCGTCAGCGGCATGGAACTGGTGGACCACATCAAGAAGGGCGACGAGGCCGACAACGGCACGGTCACCGATCCCGACCGGATGATCAAGGTGCGCATCGCCGCCGACAAATAG
- a CDS encoding peptidylprolyl isomerase, protein MADIKDRENALIMETTKGKVVIEMLPDLAPGHVARIKELAREGAYDGVVFHRVIEGFMAQTGDVKFGNSSKPSFAPSRAGMGGSDKPDLKAEFSNANHGRGTCSMARSQNPNSANSQFFICFDDAAFLNRQYTVWGQVIEGMDNVDKIKRGEPVQDPDKIVSLKVAADVK, encoded by the coding sequence ATGGCCGACATCAAGGATCGCGAAAACGCGCTCATCATGGAAACGACCAAGGGCAAGGTCGTCATCGAAATGCTTCCCGACCTGGCGCCCGGCCATGTCGCCCGCATCAAGGAACTGGCCCGCGAAGGTGCCTATGACGGCGTGGTCTTCCACCGCGTCATCGAGGGCTTCATGGCGCAAACCGGCGACGTCAAGTTCGGCAATTCGAGCAAGCCCTCTTTCGCGCCTTCTCGCGCTGGCATGGGCGGTTCCGACAAGCCGGATCTCAAGGCCGAATTCTCCAATGCCAACCACGGCCGCGGCACCTGCTCGATGGCGCGCTCGCAGAATCCGAACTCGGCCAATTCGCAGTTCTTCATCTGCTTCGACGATGCAGCCTTCCTCAATCGCCAGTACACGGTCTGGGGCCAGGTCATCGAAGGCATGGACAATGTCGACAAGATCAAGCGCGGCGAGCCGGTGCAGGATCCCGACAAGATCGTGTCGCTGAAGGTCGCGGCCGACGTCAAGTAA
- a CDS encoding DMT family transporter — MMGVVWSLLGILSGAFIAIQAPINSQLARGLGLPVAAAAFSFLSGAIVLGIIAVAVVRLQGISLDWKAPAPWLFIAGGMLGGFYVTLSTILTPRIGAAALMAFLVAGQLLAGMLIDRVGFLGVAVREISLGRVAGAVLLLAGALLIRLF, encoded by the coding sequence ATGATGGGCGTCGTCTGGTCGCTTCTCGGCATCCTGTCCGGCGCCTTCATTGCCATTCAGGCGCCGATCAATTCGCAGTTGGCGCGCGGCCTGGGGCTCCCGGTCGCGGCTGCCGCGTTTTCGTTCCTGTCGGGCGCCATCGTGCTCGGCATCATTGCCGTCGCGGTGGTGAGGCTGCAAGGCATCTCGCTCGACTGGAAGGCGCCCGCGCCGTGGCTGTTCATCGCCGGCGGCATGCTGGGCGGCTTCTACGTCACACTGTCCACCATCCTGACGCCACGCATCGGCGCCGCCGCGCTGATGGCGTTCCTGGTGGCGGGCCAGTTGCTGGCGGGCATGCTGATCGACCGCGTCGGATTCCTCGGCGTCGCGGTTCGCGAAATCTCGCTCGGCCGCGTGGCCGGCGCGGTGCTGCTTCTGGCCGGGGCGTTGCTTATCAGGCTCTTCTGA
- the queA gene encoding tRNA preQ1(34) S-adenosylmethionine ribosyltransferase-isomerase QueA produces the protein MRVDLFDFDLPEERIALRPAEPRDSAKMLVVRPGEGFSDRAVRDLPSLLQAGDVLVFNDTKVIPAQLKGIRRRGEAAAQVEATLHMRMAPDRWLAFMRPGKRVAVGDRIHFGHDGNSCFLGQLDATVIEKGEAGEALLGFDLSGPFLDEALHAVGHIPLPPYIASKRDDDERDRADYQTIYAREEGAVAAPTAGLHFTPELFAALDAKGIERRFVTLHVGAGTFLPVKADDTADHKMHAEIGSVSEATADALNAAKARGGRVIAVGTTSLRLLESAAREDGVLAAWSGPTDIFITPGYRFRTADMLTTNFHLPRSTLFMLVSAFSGLDTMRAAYAHAIEHDYRFYSYGDASLLYRAEMSDGR, from the coding sequence ATGCGTGTCGATCTGTTCGATTTCGACCTTCCGGAAGAGCGTATCGCGCTTCGCCCGGCAGAGCCGCGAGACAGCGCAAAGATGCTGGTGGTCAGGCCGGGCGAGGGGTTTTCGGACCGGGCGGTCCGCGACCTGCCTTCCCTGCTCCAGGCTGGTGACGTGCTGGTCTTCAACGACACCAAGGTCATCCCGGCGCAACTCAAAGGTATCAGGCGGCGCGGCGAGGCGGCGGCGCAGGTCGAAGCCACATTGCACATGCGGATGGCGCCGGACCGTTGGCTGGCCTTCATGCGGCCGGGCAAGCGCGTTGCCGTCGGCGACCGCATCCATTTCGGCCATGACGGCAATTCGTGCTTCCTCGGCCAGCTTGACGCCACGGTGATCGAAAAGGGCGAGGCGGGCGAGGCGCTGCTCGGCTTCGACCTGTCGGGCCCTTTCCTCGACGAGGCGCTGCATGCGGTCGGCCACATCCCACTGCCGCCCTATATCGCCTCGAAGCGCGACGACGACGAGCGCGACCGGGCCGACTACCAGACCATCTATGCCCGGGAGGAAGGCGCCGTCGCAGCACCCACGGCGGGCCTGCATTTCACGCCGGAGCTGTTTGCGGCGCTCGACGCCAAGGGCATCGAGCGCCGCTTCGTCACCTTGCATGTCGGCGCCGGCACGTTCCTGCCGGTGAAGGCGGACGACACCGCCGACCACAAGATGCATGCGGAGATCGGCTCGGTCAGCGAGGCAACTGCCGACGCATTGAATGCGGCAAAGGCGAGGGGCGGGCGCGTCATTGCCGTCGGTACGACCTCGCTGCGCCTGCTGGAAAGCGCCGCGCGAGAGGATGGCGTGCTGGCTGCATGGTCCGGCCCGACCGACATCTTTATCACGCCCGGCTATCGTTTTCGCACCGCCGACATGCTGACGACCAATTTCCATCTGCCGCGTTCGACGCTGTTCATGCTGGTTTCGGCTTTCAGCGGCCTCGATACGATGCGCGCCGCCTATGCGCATGCCATTGAGCACGATTACAGATTCTACTCCTACGGAGATGCAAGCCTGCTGTATCGAGCGGAGATGAGCGATGGACGATGA
- the tgt gene encoding tRNA guanosine(34) transglycosylase Tgt, which translates to MAETFTFKVLATEGRARRGLISMPRGEIRTPAFMPVGTGGTVKTMYMDQVRGVGADIILGNTYHLMLRPGAERVAKLGGLHEFARWPHPILTDSGGFQVMSLSKLRKLTEKGVTFRSHIDGASYEMSPERSIEIQGLLDSDIQMQLDECTALPAALKEIERAMELSLRWAERCKTAFGDQPGKAMFGIVQGGDNADLRVRSAQALSAMDLKGYAVGGLAVGEPQAVMLDMLDITCPELPDDKPRYLMGVGTPDDILKSVARGIDMFDCVMPTRAGRHGLAYTRRGKVNLRNARHADDPRPLDEESDCPAARDYSRAYLHHLVRSQEALGAMLLTWNNLSYYQKLMQDIRAAIETGTFEARAAEITEGWARGDIPAL; encoded by the coding sequence ATGGCTGAGACGTTCACCTTCAAGGTGCTGGCGACCGAAGGCAGGGCGCGGCGCGGCTTGATCAGCATGCCGCGCGGCGAAATCCGCACGCCTGCCTTCATGCCGGTCGGCACCGGCGGCACGGTCAAGACGATGTACATGGATCAGGTGCGCGGCGTCGGCGCCGATATCATCCTGGGCAATACCTACCATCTGATGCTGCGGCCCGGCGCCGAACGCGTGGCGAAGCTTGGCGGCCTGCACGAATTCGCCCGCTGGCCGCATCCGATCCTGACCGACAGCGGTGGCTTCCAGGTCATGTCGCTGTCAAAGCTTCGGAAATTGACCGAGAAGGGCGTCACCTTCCGCTCCCATATCGATGGCGCATCCTATGAAATGTCGCCGGAGCGTTCGATCGAGATCCAGGGCCTGCTCGATTCAGACATCCAGATGCAACTCGACGAATGCACGGCGCTGCCGGCCGCGCTCAAGGAAATCGAGCGCGCCATGGAATTGTCGCTGCGCTGGGCCGAGCGCTGCAAGACGGCGTTCGGCGACCAGCCCGGGAAGGCGATGTTCGGCATCGTGCAAGGCGGCGACAATGCGGATTTGCGCGTGCGTTCTGCGCAAGCGCTGAGCGCGATGGATCTGAAAGGCTATGCGGTTGGCGGCCTTGCCGTCGGTGAACCGCAGGCGGTCATGCTCGACATGCTCGACATCACCTGCCCGGAACTGCCCGATGACAAACCACGCTATCTCATGGGCGTCGGAACGCCGGACGACATCTTGAAATCGGTGGCGCGCGGCATCGACATGTTCGACTGCGTGATGCCGACGCGGGCCGGCCGGCATGGGCTTGCCTATACAAGGCGCGGCAAGGTCAATCTGCGCAACGCCCGCCATGCCGACGATCCGCGCCCCCTCGATGAGGAAAGCGACTGCCCGGCGGCACGCGATTATTCCCGCGCCTATCTGCACCATCTCGTGCGCTCGCAAGAGGCACTCGGTGCGATGCTTCTGACCTGGAACAATCTGTCCTATTATCAGAAGCTGATGCAGGACATACGCGCCGCGATAGAGACCGGCACTTTCGAGGCACGCGCTGCCGAAATTACCGAGGGCTGGGCGAGGGGCGATATCCCGGCGCTGTGA
- a CDS encoding DUF4864 domain-containing protein, protein MRRTLFAFAFLPLLLPLSAFAGEAEIKAAQAAIDGQLRAFLADDGVTAYSFAAPNVKRIFPTVDTFMNMVTNGYAPVRNPRSYSFGKVEETGPTSIIQQVLIVGPDGKDYEAVYTLERQPDGTFQITGCSLRASNSLST, encoded by the coding sequence ATGCGCCGCACGCTTTTCGCATTCGCATTCCTTCCTCTCCTCCTGCCCTTGTCGGCGTTTGCCGGCGAGGCCGAGATCAAGGCGGCGCAAGCGGCCATTGACGGCCAGCTGAGAGCGTTCCTGGCCGATGACGGCGTCACGGCCTACAGCTTCGCCGCACCGAACGTGAAGCGGATCTTCCCGACCGTCGACACCTTCATGAACATGGTGACCAACGGCTACGCGCCGGTGCGCAACCCACGGAGCTACTCGTTCGGCAAGGTCGAGGAGACGGGTCCGACCTCGATCATCCAGCAGGTGCTGATCGTCGGCCCTGACGGCAAGGACTATGAAGCTGTCTACACGTTGGAGCGACAGCCCGACGGCACGTTCCAAATCACCGGCTGCAGCCTGCGCGCGTCGAATTCGCTGAGCACCTGA
- a CDS encoding Lrp/AsnC family transcriptional regulator, with protein MKAFFVQIKCELGKSYEVASALADAEIASEIYSTAGNYDLLAKFYVDDEEDVGHFVNEKVQILPGIKDTFTVVTFRAF; from the coding sequence ATGAAGGCGTTTTTCGTGCAGATCAAATGCGAACTGGGCAAGTCGTATGAGGTTGCCAGCGCGCTCGCCGACGCCGAGATCGCCTCGGAAATCTACTCCACTGCCGGCAATTACGATCTGCTCGCCAAGTTCTATGTCGACGACGAGGAGGATGTCGGCCACTTCGTCAACGAGAAGGTGCAGATTCTTCCCGGCATCAAGGACACGTTCACCGTCGTCACTTTTCGCGCCTTCTAG
- a CDS encoding circularly permuted type 2 ATP-grasp protein, whose product MAAFDEMLPEVSGLRRPYSAYDRWLKEQDPARLTEKMQDAERVFRKTGITFAVYGEQEASERLIPFDIVPRIISGNEWRRLTQGIEQRVQALNAFLDDIYHRQEILRAGRVPRDLIARNEAFLPEMIGVRPPAGVYTHIIGVDIVRISENEFYVLEDNARTPSGVSYMLENRETMMQLFPELFQQIKVRPVENYPQLLRQSLAAVRPQNAKGTPTIAVLTPGSYNSAYFEHAFLADQMGVQLVEGQDLRVVDGHVAMRTTEGYKQIDVLYRRVDDAFLDPLTFRPDSALGVPGIMDVYRAGNITIANAPGTGIADDKAIYSYMPEIVEFYTGRKAILGNIPTWRCSEPDSLKYVLEHIDELVIKEVHGSGGYGMLVGPAATKNECQDFAKKLQAKPSNYIAQPTLALSTCPILTEKGLSPRHVDLRPYVLVSDRIQIVPGGLTRVALKEGSLVVNSSQGGGTKDTWVLDD is encoded by the coding sequence TTGGCAGCGTTCGATGAAATGCTTCCGGAGGTCTCCGGACTTAGAAGACCGTATTCGGCTTACGATCGCTGGCTGAAAGAGCAGGACCCGGCCAGGCTTACCGAGAAAATGCAGGACGCCGAACGCGTCTTCCGCAAAACCGGCATCACCTTCGCCGTCTATGGCGAGCAGGAAGCCTCCGAGCGGCTTATCCCCTTCGACATCGTTCCGCGCATCATTTCTGGCAATGAGTGGCGCCGCCTCACGCAAGGCATCGAGCAGCGCGTGCAGGCACTGAACGCCTTTCTCGACGACATCTATCACCGCCAGGAAATCCTGCGGGCCGGACGCGTTCCCCGCGACCTGATCGCCAGGAACGAAGCCTTCCTGCCCGAGATGATCGGGGTCAGGCCACCAGCCGGCGTCTACACCCACATCATCGGCGTCGACATCGTGCGCATCAGCGAAAACGAGTTCTACGTGCTGGAGGACAATGCGCGCACCCCATCGGGCGTTTCCTACATGCTGGAAAACCGCGAGACGATGATGCAGCTCTTCCCCGAGTTGTTCCAACAAATCAAGGTGCGGCCGGTGGAGAACTATCCGCAGCTTTTGCGCCAGTCGCTGGCGGCGGTGCGGCCGCAGAACGCCAAGGGCACGCCGACCATCGCCGTGCTGACGCCCGGCAGCTACAACTCCGCCTATTTCGAACATGCCTTCCTGGCCGATCAGATGGGGGTGCAACTGGTCGAGGGGCAGGATTTGCGCGTGGTGGACGGTCATGTCGCGATGCGCACGACCGAAGGCTACAAGCAGATCGACGTGCTCTATCGCCGGGTGGACGATGCCTTCCTCGATCCGCTGACTTTCCGGCCGGACTCCGCGCTCGGCGTGCCTGGCATCATGGATGTCTACCGGGCCGGCAACATTACGATCGCCAATGCGCCGGGAACCGGTATCGCCGACGACAAGGCGATCTATTCCTACATGCCCGAGATCGTCGAATTCTACACCGGCCGCAAGGCGATCCTCGGCAATATTCCGACCTGGCGCTGTTCGGAGCCGGACAGCCTGAAATATGTACTCGAACACATCGATGAGCTGGTGATCAAGGAAGTGCACGGTTCAGGCGGCTATGGCATGCTGGTCGGACCGGCGGCGACCAAGAACGAATGCCAGGATTTCGCCAAGAAGCTGCAGGCCAAGCCGTCCAATTACATCGCCCAGCCGACGTTGGCGCTCTCGACCTGTCCGATCCTGACCGAAAAGGGCCTGTCGCCGCGCCATGTCGATCTGAGACCCTATGTGCTGGTCTCCGACCGCATCCAGATCGTGCCGGGCGGGCTCACGCGCGTCGCGCTCAAGGAGGGCTCTCTGGTGGTCAATTCCTCGCAAGGCGGCGGCACGAAGGATACCTGGGTGCTGGATGATTGA
- a CDS encoding alpha-E domain-containing protein → MLLGRTANGLYWMNRYIERAENMARLVDAGLRMALTRTQSASEEWNSVLLSAGSDVAYTQKYQDYTAADVADFLLRDTSNPSSTMSSIETARHNARMVRTALTRETWESINEAWMALKRMLARPIDERDLPNVLDAIKRETALIRGSFYGTMLRNEIFDFSQLGTYVERADNTARILDVKYYVLLPSISWVGSTLDNYQWESILRSVSAHRSYRWVYDADYKPTNIADYLILNVRMPRSLTFCYRFLAEHLKFLGDDYGGRHPCHATAEKTQAMLQAGSIKDIFDAGLHEFLAGFIRDNTRLGDEIAQDYRFY, encoded by the coding sequence ATGCTTCTCGGCCGTACCGCCAACGGGCTCTACTGGATGAACCGCTATATCGAGCGTGCGGAAAACATGGCGCGCCTGGTCGATGCGGGCCTGCGCATGGCGCTGACGCGCACGCAGAGCGCGTCGGAAGAGTGGAATTCGGTGCTGCTCAGCGCCGGCTCCGACGTCGCCTACACGCAGAAGTATCAGGACTATACGGCGGCCGATGTAGCCGACTTCCTGTTGCGCGACACGTCGAACCCGTCGAGCACGATGTCGTCGATCGAGACGGCACGCCACAATGCCCGCATGGTGCGCACCGCGCTGACGCGGGAGACCTGGGAAAGCATTAACGAGGCCTGGATGGCGCTGAAGCGCATGCTGGCAAGGCCGATCGACGAGCGTGACCTGCCAAACGTGCTCGATGCGATTAAGCGCGAAACGGCGCTGATCCGCGGCTCGTTCTACGGCACCATGCTGCGCAATGAGATCTTCGATTTCTCGCAGCTCGGCACCTATGTCGAGCGCGCCGACAATACGGCGCGCATCCTCGACGTGAAGTACTACGTGCTCTTGCCGTCGATCTCCTGGGTCGGCTCGACGCTCGACAATTACCAGTGGGAATCGATCCTGCGCTCGGTATCGGCGCACCGCTCCTACCGCTGGGTCTACGACGCCGACTACAAGCCGACCAACATCGCCGACTATCTGATCCTCAATGTGCGCATGCCGCGATCGCTGACCTTCTGCTATCGCTTCCTGGCCGAGCACCTGAAGTTCCTCGGCGACGACTATGGCGGGCGCCATCCCTGCCATGCGACGGCGGAAAAGACCCAGGCCATGCTGCAGGCAGGCTCGATCAAGGATATTTTCGACGCCGGCCTGCATGAATTCCTTGCCGGCTTCATTCGCGACAACACCAGGCTCGGCGACGAGATCGCGCAGGATTACAGGTTCTATTGA
- a CDS encoding transglutaminase family protein, producing MRLKITHRTEYRYDAPVQYLLQRLRLLPVSGRTQTVLSWALKVEGAREEVRFADHYGNDTRLLSVEGDHDFITVEASGEVVTRDTSGVCGPHQGFAPLWLFAQETPLTMIGDGIRALAEAAGKGTDIERLHRLMAIISERVAYAPGTTNATTPAEEALALKTGVCQDHSHIFAATARAMGFPARYVSGYLMMDAAIEQAASHAWAEAHVQGLGWVAFDPSNGISPDERYVRVATGRDYRDASPVSGILLGEAQERLAVTVTVEQ from the coding sequence ATGCGGCTCAAGATCACCCATCGGACCGAATACCGTTACGACGCACCGGTGCAGTACCTGCTGCAGCGGCTGCGGCTGCTTCCGGTGAGCGGGCGCACGCAGACCGTGCTGTCCTGGGCCCTGAAGGTAGAAGGCGCGCGCGAGGAAGTGCGATTTGCCGACCACTACGGCAATGACACCCGATTGTTGAGCGTCGAGGGTGACCATGATTTCATTACGGTCGAGGCGTCAGGCGAGGTGGTGACGCGCGATACATCGGGGGTTTGTGGGCCGCATCAGGGATTCGCGCCGCTCTGGCTGTTCGCACAGGAGACGCCTTTGACCATGATCGGCGATGGCATTCGCGCACTCGCCGAGGCAGCCGGCAAGGGCACCGATATCGAAAGACTGCACCGTCTGATGGCTATCATCTCCGAGCGGGTCGCCTATGCGCCGGGCACCACCAATGCGACGACCCCGGCTGAAGAGGCTCTCGCGCTGAAAACCGGGGTCTGCCAGGATCATAGCCATATCTTTGCCGCCACCGCCCGCGCCATGGGTTTCCCGGCACGCTATGTCAGCGGCTATCTGATGATGGACGCGGCCATCGAGCAGGCGGCAAGCCATGCCTGGGCCGAAGCGCATGTTCAGGGCCTCGGCTGGGTTGCCTTCGACCCCTCCAACGGTATCTCTCCTGATGAGCGCTATGTGAGAGTGGCGACGGGGCGCGACTATCGCGATGCGTCGCCGGTTTCGGGGATTCTGCTGGGAGAGGCGCAAGAGCGGCTTGCCGTCACCGTCACGGTGGAGCAGTAG
- a CDS encoding peptidase: MTYCVGLKIDRGLVFMSDTRTNAGMDSISTFKKMHVWEDPGERVIVLMSAGNLATTQAVISVLDERTKAVGDRHAAVLETPSMYQTVRLVGETVKDVIAHSSPAGDKADSYFNASFILGGQIKGSAPRLFMIYPEGNFIESTDDTPFFQIGETKYGKPIIIRAYDRSMSLAETVKLLLVSFDSTLKSNLSVGLPLDLLFLEKDAFQVGLKKRIGHDDPYYRTISEGWSSALKTAFASLPDFPG; this comes from the coding sequence ATGACCTATTGCGTCGGCCTCAAGATCGATCGCGGGCTCGTGTTCATGTCGGACACGCGCACCAATGCCGGCATGGACTCGATCTCCACCTTCAAGAAGATGCATGTCTGGGAAGATCCCGGTGAGCGCGTCATCGTGCTGATGTCGGCCGGCAATCTGGCGACGACGCAAGCCGTGATCAGCGTGCTCGACGAGCGCACCAAGGCGGTTGGCGACCGGCACGCGGCAGTGCTCGAAACGCCGTCCATGTACCAGACGGTGCGGCTGGTCGGCGAAACCGTCAAGGACGTCATCGCCCATTCCTCGCCCGCCGGCGACAAGGCCGATTCCTACTTCAACGCCTCCTTCATCCTGGGCGGCCAGATAAAGGGCAGCGCACCGCGCCTGTTCATGATCTATCCCGAGGGCAATTTCATCGAATCGACCGATGACACGCCCTTTTTCCAGATCGGCGAGACCAAATACGGCAAGCCGATCATCATTCGCGCTTATGACCGGTCGATGAGTCTCGCGGAGACCGTGAAGCTGCTTCTGGTATCGTTCGATTCCACGCTGAAGTCGAACCTGTCGGTCGGGCTGCCGCTGGATCTGCTTTTCCTGGAAAAGGATGCCTTCCAGGTCGGGTTGAAGAAACGGATCGGTCATGACGACCCGTACTACCGCACGATCTCCGAGGGATGGTCGAGCGCCTTGAAGACGGCGTTTGCCAGTCTGCCGGATTTTCCGGGATAA
- a CDS encoding pyridoxal phosphate-dependent decarboxylase family protein, which translates to MNSDDFRQWSRRAADWGADYRETLRQRPVRPRVEPGDIFRSIEASPPEDAEPMDRIFADFEEKILPGMTHWQHPRFFAYFPANAAPVSVVAEYLVSAMAAQCMLWQTSPAATELETRIVDWMRQALGLPEGFSGVIQDSASSATLAAVLTMRERALDWQGNKRGLTGQARLRIYSSDQVHTSIDRAIWVAGIGEDNLVRIPVAGRFRAMDIAALEAAIVADKKAGLLPAGIIACVGGTSTGGTDDIASVAAIAKRHGVYLHVDAAWAGSAMICPEYRHFWAGVEQADSIVFNPHKWLGAQFDCSIQFLRDPESHVRTLAIKPDYLKTHGHDGIINYSEWSVPLGRRFRALKLWFLLRAYGLEGLRTMIRNHVAWSEGLAARLADEPDFEIVTEPMLSLFSFRHKAEGADADEHNLRLVNAINDDGRIYLTQTRVNGRVAIRFQVGQFEATAADVDSAFAAITEIARGLT; encoded by the coding sequence ATGAACAGTGACGATTTCCGGCAATGGTCGCGGCGGGCCGCCGACTGGGGCGCCGACTATCGTGAAACGCTGCGCCAGCGCCCGGTGCGGCCGCGGGTCGAGCCCGGCGACATATTCAGGAGCATAGAAGCGTCGCCGCCCGAAGACGCGGAGCCGATGGACAGGATCTTCGCCGATTTCGAGGAGAAGATCCTGCCGGGCATGACGCATTGGCAGCATCCCCGCTTCTTCGCCTATTTTCCGGCGAACGCGGCACCAGTTTCTGTGGTGGCTGAGTATCTGGTCTCTGCGATGGCCGCGCAGTGCATGCTGTGGCAGACGTCGCCGGCGGCGACGGAGCTCGAAACGAGGATTGTCGATTGGATGCGCCAGGCGCTCGGCCTGCCGGAAGGTTTTTCCGGCGTCATCCAGGATTCTGCCTCCTCGGCGACGCTGGCGGCGGTGCTGACGATGCGCGAACGCGCGCTCGACTGGCAAGGCAACAAAAGGGGCCTGACGGGGCAGGCGCGGTTGCGCATCTATTCGTCGGATCAGGTGCATACTTCGATCGACCGGGCGATCTGGGTGGCCGGCATCGGTGAGGACAATCTCGTGCGCATTCCGGTCGCCGGCCGCTTTCGCGCCATGGACATAGCGGCCCTCGAGGCGGCGATCGTCGCCGACAAGAAGGCAGGCTTGCTGCCCGCGGGTATCATCGCCTGCGTCGGTGGCACCAGCACCGGTGGCACTGACGATATCGCCAGCGTCGCCGCGATCGCCAAACGCCACGGGGTCTATCTTCACGTGGATGCCGCCTGGGCGGGATCGGCGATGATCTGCCCGGAATACCGGCATTTCTGGGCCGGTGTGGAGCAGGCGGATTCTATCGTCTTCAACCCGCATAAATGGCTGGGCGCGCAGTTCGACTGCTCGATCCAGTTCCTGCGCGACCCCGAAAGCCATGTCAGGACGCTCGCCATCAAGCCGGATTATCTGAAGACGCACGGTCATGACGGCATCATCAACTATTCCGAATGGTCGGTGCCGCTCGGCCGCCGCTTCCGCGCGCTGAAACTGTGGTTCCTGCTGCGTGCCTATGGACTGGAAGGCCTGCGCACGATGATCCGCAACCACGTCGCCTGGAGCGAAGGCCTGGCAGCGCGCCTGGCCGACGAGCCGGATTTCGAGATCGTCACTGAGCCGATGCTGTCGCTGTTTTCGTTCCGGCACAAGGCGGAGGGAGCCGATGCCGACGAGCACAATCTCCGGCTTGTCAATGCGATCAATGATGACGGACGCATCTACCTGACACAGACCAGGGTGAACGGGCGCGTCGCCATCCGCTTCCAGGTCGGCCAGTTCGAGGCGACCGCGGCGGATGTCGATTCGGCTTTTGCCGCCATCACCGAAATCGCGCGCGGACTAACCTGA